One segment of Choristoneura fumiferana chromosome 26, NRCan_CFum_1, whole genome shotgun sequence DNA contains the following:
- the LOC141442731 gene encoding uncharacterized protein isoform X3, whose product MEPSDCRRASDAQSTRLFIVTAKCEPVTVKEEPEWGECGVSEAAAAEGLYAGHQVKDELIIAPERMQQQDSSLSMQDVLNIEYEIKHEPEAAAGAITASECTHTWLKDGPCCIRCTEQQHRLKSSFVRLERLPAGNQDITTPFYMSRDSELNHSLTPSKLQLEHSGIENSGTREVTGSCQPPSDKQASSQSNLPNNVQANTHDKPHACGMGNSPYGCDICHQQFTQQSHLNAHLRIHTGEKPFSCEICCKRFTQRSQLTRHVLTHSVEKPYGCDVCSKRFRDKTMLTRHERLHTGERPHGCDICHQQFTQRSHLNAHLRIHTGEKPFSCKICCKQFAQRSHLTRHVLTHSDEKPYGCDLCGERFRDKSKMARHVRLHTDEKPYSCDICHQKFTRQSHLKVHLRIHTGEMPYRCNVCSKSFREKSKLSRHVLLHTDEKPYSCDICHQQFTHQSNLTIHLRKHTGEKPYSCDICNKKFRGKCTLTKHMPIHSDVKQYTCDVCKKQFRQKSNLKQHLRLHTGERPYGCDMCDQRFTGKRQLHIHIRRHTGEKPYSCDVCNKRFRHDTALTAHIRIHTGEKLYTCDVCKKQFAHKNTLTNHRRIHADEKPYNCDLCSKKFRQRSTLVGHLRLHKRKQEISEKL is encoded by the exons ATGGAGCCGTCCGACTGCCGCCGAGCTTCCGACGCACAGTCGACACGGTTATTCATCGTGACTGCGAAGTGCGAGCCTGTGACGGTGAAGGAGGAGCCCGAGTGGGGCGAGTGCGGCGTGAGCGAGGCGGCCGCGGCAGAAGGCTTGTACGCCGGACACCAAGTTAAAGACGAATTAATAATAGCCCCTGAGCGGATGCAGCAGCAGGACAGTTCACTATCTATGCAAG ATGTGCTAAATATCGAATATGAGATCAAACACGAACCAGAGGCAGCAGCTGGAGCGATCACCGCATCCGAGTGCACCCACACCTGGCTCAAGGATGGCCCATGCTGCATCAGGTGCACCGAGCAGCAGCACCGGCTCAAGAGCAGTTTTGTCAGACTGGAGCGACTTCCAGCGGGAAACCAGGACATTACCACGCCATTTTATATGAGCCGTGATTCTGAGCTCAATCATAGTCTGACACCTTCCAAGTTGCAGCTGGAGCACTCAGGTATAGAGAACAGCGGAACCAGGGAAGTGACCGGGAGCTGCCAGCCTCCTAGCGACAAGCAAGCCTCTAGTCAATCAAATTTGCCCAACAATGTACAAGCAAACACACATGATAAACCACATGCTTGTGGCATGGGTAACAGCCCCTATGGTTGTGATATATGTCACCAACAGTTCACACAGCAATCGCATTTGAACGCACACCTAAGAATACACACGGGTGAGAAACCCTTCAGTTGTGAAATATGCTGCAAACGATTTACACAACGCAGTCAGTTGACTAGGCATGTACTGACGCACTCGGTTGAGAAACCATATGGTTGCGATGTATGTAGCAAACGGTTTAGAGATAAAACTATGTTGACTCGGCACGAAAGATTACACACGGGCGAGAGGCCGCATGGTTGTGATATATGTCACCAGCAGTTCACACAACGGTCGCATTTGAACGCACACTTACGAATACACACGGGTGAGAAACCCTTTAGTTGTAAAATATGCTGCAAACAATTTGCACAACGGAGTCATTTGACAAGGCATGTACTGACACACTCGGATGAGAAACCATATGGTTGTGATTTATGCGGCGAACGTTTTAGAGATAAATCTAAAATGGCGCGGCATGTACGGTTACACACAGATGAGAAGCCCTACAGTTGTGACATATGTCACCAAAAGTTTACGCGACAATCACACCTAAAAGTACACCTACGGATACACACTGGTGAAATGCCGTATCGTTGCAATGTGTGTAGCAAAAGCTTTAGAGAAAAATCTAAGCTGTCTCGGCATGTACTGTTACACACAGATGAGAAACCCTATAGTTGTGATATATGTCACCAACAGTTCACACATCAATCGAACTTGACGATACACCTACGAAAACACACGGGTGAGAAACCGTACAGTTGTGATATATGTAACAAAAAGTTCAGAGGTAAATGTACACTGACAAAACATATGCCAATACACTCCGATGTGAAACAGTATACTTGCGATGTGTGTAAGAAACAGTTTCGGCAGAAATCCAATTTGAAACAGCATTTACGATTGCACACGGGTGAGCGGCCGTATGGTTGTGATATGTGTGACCAACGGTTTACAGGGAAACGACAACTGCATATTCATATAAGACGTCACACGGGCGAGAAACCGTATAGTTGCGATGTGTGTAACAAAAGGTTTAGGCATGACACGGCGTTGACTGCACACATACGTATTCACACGGGTGAGAAACTGTATACTTGCGATGTGTGTAAAAAGCAGTTTGCGCACAAAAATACGTTGACCAACCATAGAAGGATACACGCAGATGAGAAGCCGTATAATTGCGATTTGTGTAGCAAAAAGTTTAGGCAAAGGTCGACCTTGGTTGGACATTTACGATTGCACAAGCGAAAGCAGGAGATTAGCGAGAAGTTATAG
- the LOC141442731 gene encoding uncharacterized protein isoform X2 gives MEPSDCRRASDAQSTRLFIVTAKCEPVTVKEEPEWGECGVSEAAAAEGLYAGHQVKDELIIAPERMQQQDSSLSMQDVLNIKEENQHEAKTSEADAAPTPAVAGDVLNIEYEIKHEPEAAAGAITASECTHTWLKDGPCCIRCTEQQHRLKSSFVRLERLPAGNQDITTPFYMSRDSELNHSLTPSKLQLEHSGIENSGTREVTGSCQPPSDKQASSQSNLPNNVQANTHDKPHACGMGNSPYGCDICHQQFTQQSHLNAHLRIHTGEKPFSCEICCKRFTQRSQLTRHVLTHSVEKPYGCDVCSKRFRDKTMLTRHERLHTGERPHGCDICHQQFTQRSHLNAHLRIHTGEKPFSCKICCKQFAQRSHLTRHVLTHSDEKPYGCDLCGERFRDKSKMARHVRLHTDEKPYSCDICHQKFTRQSHLKVHLRIHTGEMPYRCNVCSKSFREKSKLSRHVLLHTDEKPYSCDICHQQFTHQSNLTIHLRKHTGEKPYSCDICNKKFRGKCTLTKHMPIHSDVKQYTCDVCKKQFRQKSNLKQHLRLHTGERPYGCDMCDQRFTGKRQLHIHIRRHTGEKPYSCDVCNKRFRHDTALTAHIRIHTGEKLYTCDVCKKQFAHKNTLTNHRRIHADEKPYNCDLCSKKFRQRSTLVGHLRLHKRKQEISEKL, from the exons ATGGAGCCGTCCGACTGCCGCCGAGCTTCCGACGCACAGTCGACACGGTTATTCATCGTGACTGCGAAGTGCGAGCCTGTGACGGTGAAGGAGGAGCCCGAGTGGGGCGAGTGCGGCGTGAGCGAGGCGGCCGCGGCAGAAGGCTTGTACGCCGGACACCAAGTTAAAGACGAATTAATAATAGCCCCTGAGCGGATGCAGCAGCAGGACAGTTCACTATCTATGCAAG atgtgCTAAATATTAAAGAAGAGAACCAACACGAGGCAAAGACAAGTGAAGCTGACGCCGCGCCCACGCCGGCCGTGGCAGGAG ATGTGCTAAATATCGAATATGAGATCAAACACGAACCAGAGGCAGCAGCTGGAGCGATCACCGCATCCGAGTGCACCCACACCTGGCTCAAGGATGGCCCATGCTGCATCAGGTGCACCGAGCAGCAGCACCGGCTCAAGAGCAGTTTTGTCAGACTGGAGCGACTTCCAGCGGGAAACCAGGACATTACCACGCCATTTTATATGAGCCGTGATTCTGAGCTCAATCATAGTCTGACACCTTCCAAGTTGCAGCTGGAGCACTCAGGTATAGAGAACAGCGGAACCAGGGAAGTGACCGGGAGCTGCCAGCCTCCTAGCGACAAGCAAGCCTCTAGTCAATCAAATTTGCCCAACAATGTACAAGCAAACACACATGATAAACCACATGCTTGTGGCATGGGTAACAGCCCCTATGGTTGTGATATATGTCACCAACAGTTCACACAGCAATCGCATTTGAACGCACACCTAAGAATACACACGGGTGAGAAACCCTTCAGTTGTGAAATATGCTGCAAACGATTTACACAACGCAGTCAGTTGACTAGGCATGTACTGACGCACTCGGTTGAGAAACCATATGGTTGCGATGTATGTAGCAAACGGTTTAGAGATAAAACTATGTTGACTCGGCACGAAAGATTACACACGGGCGAGAGGCCGCATGGTTGTGATATATGTCACCAGCAGTTCACACAACGGTCGCATTTGAACGCACACTTACGAATACACACGGGTGAGAAACCCTTTAGTTGTAAAATATGCTGCAAACAATTTGCACAACGGAGTCATTTGACAAGGCATGTACTGACACACTCGGATGAGAAACCATATGGTTGTGATTTATGCGGCGAACGTTTTAGAGATAAATCTAAAATGGCGCGGCATGTACGGTTACACACAGATGAGAAGCCCTACAGTTGTGACATATGTCACCAAAAGTTTACGCGACAATCACACCTAAAAGTACACCTACGGATACACACTGGTGAAATGCCGTATCGTTGCAATGTGTGTAGCAAAAGCTTTAGAGAAAAATCTAAGCTGTCTCGGCATGTACTGTTACACACAGATGAGAAACCCTATAGTTGTGATATATGTCACCAACAGTTCACACATCAATCGAACTTGACGATACACCTACGAAAACACACGGGTGAGAAACCGTACAGTTGTGATATATGTAACAAAAAGTTCAGAGGTAAATGTACACTGACAAAACATATGCCAATACACTCCGATGTGAAACAGTATACTTGCGATGTGTGTAAGAAACAGTTTCGGCAGAAATCCAATTTGAAACAGCATTTACGATTGCACACGGGTGAGCGGCCGTATGGTTGTGATATGTGTGACCAACGGTTTACAGGGAAACGACAACTGCATATTCATATAAGACGTCACACGGGCGAGAAACCGTATAGTTGCGATGTGTGTAACAAAAGGTTTAGGCATGACACGGCGTTGACTGCACACATACGTATTCACACGGGTGAGAAACTGTATACTTGCGATGTGTGTAAAAAGCAGTTTGCGCACAAAAATACGTTGACCAACCATAGAAGGATACACGCAGATGAGAAGCCGTATAATTGCGATTTGTGTAGCAAAAAGTTTAGGCAAAGGTCGACCTTGGTTGGACATTTACGATTGCACAAGCGAAAGCAGGAGATTAGCGAGAAGTTATAG
- the LOC141442731 gene encoding uncharacterized protein isoform X1 yields MEPSDCRRASDAQSTRLFIVTAKCEPVTVKEEPEWGECGVSEAAAAEGLYAGHQVKDELIIAPERMQQQDSSLSMQDVLNIKEENQHEAKTSEADAAPTPAVAGGLYTKNNVKYKLVVEPELMQKQDIAFQMPDVLNIEYEIKHEPEAAAGAITASECTHTWLKDGPCCIRCTEQQHRLKSSFVRLERLPAGNQDITTPFYMSRDSELNHSLTPSKLQLEHSGIENSGTREVTGSCQPPSDKQASSQSNLPNNVQANTHDKPHACGMGNSPYGCDICHQQFTQQSHLNAHLRIHTGEKPFSCEICCKRFTQRSQLTRHVLTHSVEKPYGCDVCSKRFRDKTMLTRHERLHTGERPHGCDICHQQFTQRSHLNAHLRIHTGEKPFSCKICCKQFAQRSHLTRHVLTHSDEKPYGCDLCGERFRDKSKMARHVRLHTDEKPYSCDICHQKFTRQSHLKVHLRIHTGEMPYRCNVCSKSFREKSKLSRHVLLHTDEKPYSCDICHQQFTHQSNLTIHLRKHTGEKPYSCDICNKKFRGKCTLTKHMPIHSDVKQYTCDVCKKQFRQKSNLKQHLRLHTGERPYGCDMCDQRFTGKRQLHIHIRRHTGEKPYSCDVCNKRFRHDTALTAHIRIHTGEKLYTCDVCKKQFAHKNTLTNHRRIHADEKPYNCDLCSKKFRQRSTLVGHLRLHKRKQEISEKL; encoded by the exons ATGGAGCCGTCCGACTGCCGCCGAGCTTCCGACGCACAGTCGACACGGTTATTCATCGTGACTGCGAAGTGCGAGCCTGTGACGGTGAAGGAGGAGCCCGAGTGGGGCGAGTGCGGCGTGAGCGAGGCGGCCGCGGCAGAAGGCTTGTACGCCGGACACCAAGTTAAAGACGAATTAATAATAGCCCCTGAGCGGATGCAGCAGCAGGACAGTTCACTATCTATGCAAG atgtgCTAAATATTAAAGAAGAGAACCAACACGAGGCAAAGACAAGTGAAGCTGACGCCGCGCCCACGCCGGCCGTGGCAGGAGGCCTGTATACCAAAAACAATGTCAAATACAAATTAGTAGTCGAACCTGAGCTGATGCAAAAGCAGGACATTGCCTTTCAGATGCCAG ATGTGCTAAATATCGAATATGAGATCAAACACGAACCAGAGGCAGCAGCTGGAGCGATCACCGCATCCGAGTGCACCCACACCTGGCTCAAGGATGGCCCATGCTGCATCAGGTGCACCGAGCAGCAGCACCGGCTCAAGAGCAGTTTTGTCAGACTGGAGCGACTTCCAGCGGGAAACCAGGACATTACCACGCCATTTTATATGAGCCGTGATTCTGAGCTCAATCATAGTCTGACACCTTCCAAGTTGCAGCTGGAGCACTCAGGTATAGAGAACAGCGGAACCAGGGAAGTGACCGGGAGCTGCCAGCCTCCTAGCGACAAGCAAGCCTCTAGTCAATCAAATTTGCCCAACAATGTACAAGCAAACACACATGATAAACCACATGCTTGTGGCATGGGTAACAGCCCCTATGGTTGTGATATATGTCACCAACAGTTCACACAGCAATCGCATTTGAACGCACACCTAAGAATACACACGGGTGAGAAACCCTTCAGTTGTGAAATATGCTGCAAACGATTTACACAACGCAGTCAGTTGACTAGGCATGTACTGACGCACTCGGTTGAGAAACCATATGGTTGCGATGTATGTAGCAAACGGTTTAGAGATAAAACTATGTTGACTCGGCACGAAAGATTACACACGGGCGAGAGGCCGCATGGTTGTGATATATGTCACCAGCAGTTCACACAACGGTCGCATTTGAACGCACACTTACGAATACACACGGGTGAGAAACCCTTTAGTTGTAAAATATGCTGCAAACAATTTGCACAACGGAGTCATTTGACAAGGCATGTACTGACACACTCGGATGAGAAACCATATGGTTGTGATTTATGCGGCGAACGTTTTAGAGATAAATCTAAAATGGCGCGGCATGTACGGTTACACACAGATGAGAAGCCCTACAGTTGTGACATATGTCACCAAAAGTTTACGCGACAATCACACCTAAAAGTACACCTACGGATACACACTGGTGAAATGCCGTATCGTTGCAATGTGTGTAGCAAAAGCTTTAGAGAAAAATCTAAGCTGTCTCGGCATGTACTGTTACACACAGATGAGAAACCCTATAGTTGTGATATATGTCACCAACAGTTCACACATCAATCGAACTTGACGATACACCTACGAAAACACACGGGTGAGAAACCGTACAGTTGTGATATATGTAACAAAAAGTTCAGAGGTAAATGTACACTGACAAAACATATGCCAATACACTCCGATGTGAAACAGTATACTTGCGATGTGTGTAAGAAACAGTTTCGGCAGAAATCCAATTTGAAACAGCATTTACGATTGCACACGGGTGAGCGGCCGTATGGTTGTGATATGTGTGACCAACGGTTTACAGGGAAACGACAACTGCATATTCATATAAGACGTCACACGGGCGAGAAACCGTATAGTTGCGATGTGTGTAACAAAAGGTTTAGGCATGACACGGCGTTGACTGCACACATACGTATTCACACGGGTGAGAAACTGTATACTTGCGATGTGTGTAAAAAGCAGTTTGCGCACAAAAATACGTTGACCAACCATAGAAGGATACACGCAGATGAGAAGCCGTATAATTGCGATTTGTGTAGCAAAAAGTTTAGGCAAAGGTCGACCTTGGTTGGACATTTACGATTGCACAAGCGAAAGCAGGAGATTAGCGAGAAGTTATAG
- the LOC141442726 gene encoding uncharacterized protein isoform X3 has product MESADCCSFVSTEQSDWANSPTAESEPVKEEPEWGECGVSEAAVAEGLYADHEIKDEIVIGPETVQQQDVAFSLQRGKRAGGSPDGKRLPSPMDTCNTRRVTSALPAFKMLYVEWRTVHAGQS; this is encoded by the exons ATGGAGTCAGCCGATTGCTGCAGTTTTGTTTCCACGGAACAGTCAGATTGGGCGAACAGCCCGACTGCAGAGTCCGAGCCTGTGAAGGAGGAGCCCGAGTGGGGCGAGTGCGGCGTGAGCGAGGCGGCCGTGGCAGAAGGCTTGTACGCCGACCACGAGATCAAGGATGAAATAGTCATTGGACCTGAAACGGTGCAGCAGCAGGACGTCGCGTTTTCATTGCAAA ggggcaaacgagcaggcggatcgcctgatggtaagcgattaccgtcgccgatggacacctgcaacaccagaagagtcacaagtgcgttgccggcctttaag atgCTGTATGTAGAATGGAGGACGGTCCATGCTGGGCAAAGCTAG
- the U4-U6-60K gene encoding U4-U6 small nuclear riboprotein factor 60K: MSDDEDVIFVKRSKQVHYGSLEEQEKARLAALAAAAKEGTEDAGGKELGDIQVSNEYMDLEEEMSKDKKALLEEFERRRKARQLNVSTDDDEVRRSLRQLGEPVCLFGEGPAERRVRLRDLLSYLGEDAIHKKLEEEEARIERDRGREGTWYHEGPKELKEARLWIAKYSLPRAKSRLSKAREELKLAGSVRAASKQESQRKASAMAIYCSQIGDTRPICFCRFSGDSQMLVTASWSGLSKVWSVPECRELQALKGHTCNVSCATFHPGAVMPQHFRDKLKSKEEGAEDMETEGGSSELVSEDKSEACTMASCAYDGTVHLWNFVSESPMASLPGHGPSRVSRVEFHPSGRFLAAAVFDSSWRLWDLETATEVLHQEGHAKEVYSVSFQCDGSLAATGGMDAFGRVWDLRTGRCVMFLEGHLGGVLGMDWAPAGYQLATAAADHQVKIWDLRKRSSIYTVAAHTHLASDVRYQKSHGHFLLTTSYDKSGKLWSNPAWHPLRTLSGHDNKVMSGDISFDNKYIATCSYDRTFKLWTPDLA; this comes from the exons ATGTCGGACGACGAGGATGTAATTTTTGTCAAAAGGAGTAAACAGGTGCATTATGGGTCGCTTGAGGAACAGGAGAAGGCTCGCCTGGCGGCTCTGGCTGCTGCAGCTAAGGAGGGCACCGAAGATGCGGGAGGGAAAGAGCTGGGTGACATTCAAGTGTCCAATG aatacatGGACCTCGAGGAGGAGATGTCTAAGGATAAGAAAGCACTGTTGGAAGAGTTTGAGCGCCGACGGAAAGCTCGCCAGCTGAATGTGTctactgatgatgatgag GTCCGCAGAAGCCTTCGTCAGCTGGGAGAGCCGGTGTGCCTCTTCGGGGAGGGGCCCGCCGAGAGGAGGGTCCGTCTGAGGGACTTGCTGAGCTa TCTCGGAGAAGACGCAATCCACAAGAAGCTAGAAGAGGAGGAGGCGAGGATAGAGCGGGACAGAGGCCGCGAAGGCACCTGGTACCACGAGGGGCCGAAGGAGTTGAAAGAGGCCAGGCTGTGGATCGCCAAGTACTCCCTCCCTCGCGCTAAGAGCAG actGAGCAAGGCCCGCGAAGAGCTGAAACTGGCTGGCAGCGTCCGCGCCGCCTCCAAGCAGGAGTCACAACGGAAGGCTTCTGCCATGGCCATATACTGCAGCCAGATTGGAGACACGCGGCCCATATGCTTCTGCCGGTTCAGCGGTGACAGCCAGATGCTGGTCACTGCTAGTTG GTCGGGTCTGAGTAAAGTATGGTCGGTCCCGGAGTGCCGCGAGCTGCAGGCCCTCAAAGGACACACCTGCAACGTGAGCTGCGCCACCTTCCACCCCGGGGCCGTCATGCCGCAGCACTTCAGGGACAAG CTGAAGAGTAAAGAGGAGGGTGCCGAAGACATGGAGACGGAAGGTGGAAGCTCAGAGCTGGTCAGCGAGGACAAGTCTGAGGCCTGCACCATGGCCTCTTGTGCCTATGATGGGACGGTGCATCTCTGGAACTTCGTCAG CGAGTCTCCGATGGCGTCCCTGCCGGGCCACGGGCCTTCGCGCGTGTCTCGGGTGGAGTTCCACCCGTCGGGCCGGTTCCTGGCGGCTGCAGTCTTCGACAGCAGCTGGCGGCTCTGGGACTTGGAGACAG CCACGGAGGTTTTACATCAAGAGGGGCACGCCAAAGAAGTTTACAGCGTTAGCTTCCAATGCGACGGTTCCCTCGCAGCCACAGG tggcATGGACGCATTTGGTCGCGTGTGGGACCTGCGCACGGGGCGCTGCGTGATGTTCCTGGAGGGCCACCTGGGCGGCGTGCTCGGCATGGACTGGGCGCCCGCCGGCTACCAGCTGGCTACTGCCGCCGCCGACCACCAG GTGAAGATATGGGATCTGCGCAAGCGGTCGTCTATATACACGGTAGCGGCGCACACGCATCTAGCCAGCG ACGTGAGGTACCAGAAGAGCCACGGCCATTTCCTGCTGACGACATCTTACGACAAGAGCGGGAAACTGTGGTCCAACCCCGCGTGGCACCCGCTCCGCACTCTGTCCGGACACGACAACAAG GTGATGTCTGGCGACATATCGTTCGACAACAAATACATAGCGACGTGCTCCTACGACCGCACGTTTAAACTGTGGACTCCGGACCTGGCCTAG